From Drosophila suzukii chromosome 2R, CBGP_Dsuzu_IsoJpt1.0, whole genome shotgun sequence, a single genomic window includes:
- the Mlf gene encoding myeloid leukemia factor isoform X4: MNNKRKRKSLSNRPNRSQMEPDNHMNHTMNAMNMQMRSMNRLMNSFMPDPFMQVSPFDPGFQQGALMERPQMPAMPAMGLFGMPMMPNFNRLLNADIGANPGASFCQSTVMTMSSGPDGRPQIYQASTSTKTGPGGVRETRKTVQDSRTGLKKMAIGHHIGERAHIIEKEQDMRSGQLEERQEFINLEEEEAEQFDREFTSRASRGAVQQGHRGGGMQAIMPARPPAHTSTLTIEPVEDDDEDDDCVIQEQPPVRSSAGRHYSTAPTAPVNSIHPHPYAAHPRRQQRVLKHQQTDDEAANSSKAGKRGKKQ, from the exons ATGAATAACAAACGTAAAAGAAAATCACTTAGTAACAGACCTAATCGCTCTCAAATGGAGCCCGA CAACCACATGAACCACACGATGAACGCGATGAACATGCAGATGCGCTCGATGAACCGCCTGATGAACAGCTTCATGCCGGATCCCTTCATGCAGGTCTCGCCCTTTGACCCTGGATTCCAGCAGGGCGCCCTGATGGAGCGTCCCCAGATGCCGGCCATGCCCGCCATGGGACTCTTCGGCATGCCCATGATGCCCAACTTCAATCGCTTGCTGAATGCTG ACATTGGTGCCAACCCGGgcgcttccttctgccagAGCACCGTGATGACCATGTCCTCGGGTCCGGATGGCCGCCCGCAGATCTACCAGGCCAGCACTAGCACCAAAACCGGACCCGGAGGCGTTCGTGAGACCCGCAAGACTGTGCAGGACTCGCGCACTGGCTTGAAGAAGATGGCCATTGGCCACCACATCGGTGAGCGGGCCCACATCATTGAGAAGGAGCAGGACATGCGCTCCGGCCAGCTGGAGGAGCGCCAGGAGTTCATCAatctggaggaggaggaggccgAGCAGTTCGACCGCGAGTTCACTTCGCGCGCATCTCGCGGAGCGGTTCAGCAAGGACATCGTGGAGGTGGGATGCAGGCCATCATGCCCGCCCGTCCGCCGGCTCACACCTCAACATTGACCATTGAGCCGGTGGAGGATGACGACGAAGATGATGACTGTGTGATCCAGGAGCAACCGCCAGTTCGCTCCTCCGCGGGCCGCCACTATTCCACTGCGCCAACGGCACCCGTGAACAG CATACACCCACATCCCTATGCCGCCCATCCGAGGCGCCAACAGCGCGTCCTGAAGCATCAGCAAACGGATGACGAGGCGGCCAACTCCTCCAAGGCGGGCAAACGCGGCAAGAAGCAGTAG
- the Mlf gene encoding myeloid leukemia factor isoform X2, which produces MNNKRKRKSLSNRPNRSQMEPDNHMNHTMNAMNMQMRSMNRLMNSFMPDPFMQVSPFDPGFQQGALMERPQMPAMPAMGLFGMPMMPNFNRLLNADIGANPGASFCQSTVMTMSSGPDGRPQIYQASTSTKTGPGGVRETRKTVQDSRTGLKKMAIGHHIGERAHIIEKEQDMRSGQLEERQEFINLEEEEAEQFDREFTSRASRGAVQQGHRGGGMQAIMPARPPAHTSTLTIEPVEDDDEDDDCVIQEQPPVRSSAGRHYSTAPTAPVNSGNIATAAATSSPPIYDQSSGNNNNYVSSRRSYLRNGHGHGLATPRRPLRTPPSSPLATVSTSPSIHPHPYAAHPRRQQRVLKHQQTDDEAANSSKAGKRGKKQ; this is translated from the exons ATGAATAACAAACGTAAAAGAAAATCACTTAGTAACAGACCTAATCGCTCTCAAATGGAGCCCGA CAACCACATGAACCACACGATGAACGCGATGAACATGCAGATGCGCTCGATGAACCGCCTGATGAACAGCTTCATGCCGGATCCCTTCATGCAGGTCTCGCCCTTTGACCCTGGATTCCAGCAGGGCGCCCTGATGGAGCGTCCCCAGATGCCGGCCATGCCCGCCATGGGACTCTTCGGCATGCCCATGATGCCCAACTTCAATCGCTTGCTGAATGCTG ACATTGGTGCCAACCCGGgcgcttccttctgccagAGCACCGTGATGACCATGTCCTCGGGTCCGGATGGCCGCCCGCAGATCTACCAGGCCAGCACTAGCACCAAAACCGGACCCGGAGGCGTTCGTGAGACCCGCAAGACTGTGCAGGACTCGCGCACTGGCTTGAAGAAGATGGCCATTGGCCACCACATCGGTGAGCGGGCCCACATCATTGAGAAGGAGCAGGACATGCGCTCCGGCCAGCTGGAGGAGCGCCAGGAGTTCATCAatctggaggaggaggaggccgAGCAGTTCGACCGCGAGTTCACTTCGCGCGCATCTCGCGGAGCGGTTCAGCAAGGACATCGTGGAGGTGGGATGCAGGCCATCATGCCCGCCCGTCCGCCGGCTCACACCTCAACATTGACCATTGAGCCGGTGGAGGATGACGACGAAGATGATGACTGTGTGATCCAGGAGCAACCGCCAGTTCGCTCCTCCGCGGGCCGCCACTATTCCACTGCGCCAACGGCACCCGTGAACAG TGGCAACattgcaacagcagcagcaacatcttCGCCGCCAATCTACGATCAAAGCAgcggaaacaacaacaactacgtGAGCTCTCGTCGATCGTACCTGCGAAATGGCCATGGGCATGGCCTGGCCACGCCCCGCCGACCACTGCGGACACCCCCATCCTCCCCGCTGGCCACGGTGTCCACTTCTCCAAG CATACACCCACATCCCTATGCCGCCCATCCGAGGCGCCAACAGCGCGTCCTGAAGCATCAGCAAACGGATGACGAGGCGGCCAACTCCTCCAAGGCGGGCAAACGCGGCAAGAAGCAGTAG
- the Mlf gene encoding myeloid leukemia factor isoform X3 gives MIFHITVSKIRENSAYGKRKKPSDCESIKARKMSLFGALMGDFDDDLGLMNNHMNHTMNAMNMQMRSMNRLMNSFMPDPFMQVSPFDPGFQQGALMERPQMPAMPAMGLFGMPMMPNFNRLLNADIGANPGASFCQSTVMTMSSGPDGRPQIYQASTSTKTGPGGVRETRKTVQDSRTGLKKMAIGHHIGERAHIIEKEQDMRSGQLEERQEFINLEEEEAEQFDREFTSRASRGAVQQGHRGGGMQAIMPARPPAHTSTLTIEPVEDDDEDDDCVIQEQPPVRSSAGRHYSTAPTAPVNSIHPHPYAAHPRRQQRVLKHQQTDDEAANSSKAGKRGKKQ, from the exons ATGATTTTTCACATCACTGTCTCGAAAATTCGTGAAAATTCTGCATAcggaaaaaggaaaaaaccGAGCGACTGCGAGTCAATAAAAGCCAGGAAAATGTCTTTATTCGGTGCCTTGATGGGAGACTTTGACGACGACCTTGGTCTTATGAA CAACCACATGAACCACACGATGAACGCGATGAACATGCAGATGCGCTCGATGAACCGCCTGATGAACAGCTTCATGCCGGATCCCTTCATGCAGGTCTCGCCCTTTGACCCTGGATTCCAGCAGGGCGCCCTGATGGAGCGTCCCCAGATGCCGGCCATGCCCGCCATGGGACTCTTCGGCATGCCCATGATGCCCAACTTCAATCGCTTGCTGAATGCTG ACATTGGTGCCAACCCGGgcgcttccttctgccagAGCACCGTGATGACCATGTCCTCGGGTCCGGATGGCCGCCCGCAGATCTACCAGGCCAGCACTAGCACCAAAACCGGACCCGGAGGCGTTCGTGAGACCCGCAAGACTGTGCAGGACTCGCGCACTGGCTTGAAGAAGATGGCCATTGGCCACCACATCGGTGAGCGGGCCCACATCATTGAGAAGGAGCAGGACATGCGCTCCGGCCAGCTGGAGGAGCGCCAGGAGTTCATCAatctggaggaggaggaggccgAGCAGTTCGACCGCGAGTTCACTTCGCGCGCATCTCGCGGAGCGGTTCAGCAAGGACATCGTGGAGGTGGGATGCAGGCCATCATGCCCGCCCGTCCGCCGGCTCACACCTCAACATTGACCATTGAGCCGGTGGAGGATGACGACGAAGATGATGACTGTGTGATCCAGGAGCAACCGCCAGTTCGCTCCTCCGCGGGCCGCCACTATTCCACTGCGCCAACGGCACCCGTGAACAG CATACACCCACATCCCTATGCCGCCCATCCGAGGCGCCAACAGCGCGTCCTGAAGCATCAGCAAACGGATGACGAGGCGGCCAACTCCTCCAAGGCGGGCAAACGCGGCAAGAAGCAGTAG
- the RN-tre gene encoding USP6 N-terminal-like protein isoform X3 codes for MTDGEQQDALVKRSEDEREDIFRRYELGMDPSNVVDPWENPTFELYHRTDKYGFLHDDRLPETRDAQEMQRTRIEMERDKKWMKMLGHWPPPHDKLHKRVYKGIPDRVRRVVWLKLLNIQQSIDSNAGVYSRMLQLARKYSTETRQIDADVNRQFRDNLAFRERYNVKQCSLFNVLNAYSIYNSELGYCQGMACVAGVLLLYLNEEEAFWALNSLITDPKYGMHGLFIEGFPKLTRFIDHHDRIMSKIMRKLHKHFTKHNVDALLYAIKWFFVVFVERVPFSLSLRVWDIFMLDGDRVILSMAINILYLHKDELLRLKDMDAIIEYLQVKLHKNFGYSDDEAIQSLERVMKKLKDLKLDVPPPAKSNEFPTRKLGDFVEADMEKKIGRRRNDYTDAEKQVITDVISRQEQNAIEVQSTVSYETSECATGTSVASHGSSETMSLEDNNIHLRTANMLQNTPQREMLLGT; via the exons ATGACGGACGGCGAACAGCAGGATGCGCTGGTCAAGCGGTCAGAGGACGAGCGCGAGGACATCTTCCGGCGCTACGAACTGGGCATGGATCCCAGCAATGTGGTGGACCCCTGGGAGAATCCCACCTTCGAGCTCTACCACAGGACAGACAA ATATGGATTCCTGCACGACGATCGCCTGCCGGAGACGCGGGATGCTCAGGAGATGCAACGCACCAGGATCGAGATGGAGCGGGACAAGAAGTGGATGAAGATGCTCGGCCATTGGCCGCCGCCCCACGATAAGCTGCACAAGCGCGTCTACAAGGGCATACCGGATCGAGTGCGAAGGGTGGTCTGGCTGAAGCTGCTCAACATCCAGCAATCGATCGACAGCAATGCCGGCGTCTACTCCCGAATGCTGCAGCTTGCCAGGAAGTACTCCACGGAGACGCGACAGATCGATGCGGATGTGAATCGGCAGTTCCGCGACAATCTTGCCTTTCGAGAGCGCTACAACGTGAAGCAGTGCTCGCTATTTAATGTGCTCAACGCCTACAGCATCTACAACTCGGAGCTGGGCTACTGCCAGGGCATGGCCTGTGTGGCCGGCGTGCTGCTGCTCTACTTGAACGAGGAGGAGGCCTTCTGGGCACTGAATAGCCTGATCACAGACCCGAAATACGGCATGCACGGGCTGTTCATTGAGGGCTTTCCCAAGCTGACGCGATTCATCGATCATCATGACCGCATCATGTCTAAAATAATGCGTAAACTACATAAGCACTTCACCAAACACAATGTTGACGCCCTGCTGTACGCCATCAAGTGGTTCTTTGTCGTCTTCGTCGAGCGG GTCCCGTTCAGTTTGAGTTTGCGCGTGTGGGACATTTTTATGTTGGATGGAGATCGCGTTATTCTGTCCATGGCCATCAACATTCTGTATCTTCACAAAGACGAGCTGCTGCGCCTGAAGGACATGGACGCCATCATCGAGTACTTGCAAGTGAAGCTGCACAAGAACTTTGGCTACAGCGACGACGAGGCCATTCAGAGCCTGGAGCGAGTGATGAAGAAGCTGAAGGACCTCAAGCTGGACGTGCCGCCGCCAGCCAAGTCGAATGAGTTCCCCACCCGCAAACTCGGCGACTTTGTCGAGGCAGACATGGAGAAGAAGATCGGGCGCAGACGCAATGATTACACAGACGCGGAAAAGCAAGTCATAACAGATGTGATATCAAG ACAAGAACAAAATGCGATTGAGGTGCAATCCACCGTATCCTACGAGACTTCCGAGTGCGCCACGG
- the Mlf gene encoding myeloid leukemia factor isoform X1, whose translation MIFHITVSKIRENSAYGKRKKPSDCESIKARKMSLFGALMGDFDDDLGLMNNHMNHTMNAMNMQMRSMNRLMNSFMPDPFMQVSPFDPGFQQGALMERPQMPAMPAMGLFGMPMMPNFNRLLNADIGANPGASFCQSTVMTMSSGPDGRPQIYQASTSTKTGPGGVRETRKTVQDSRTGLKKMAIGHHIGERAHIIEKEQDMRSGQLEERQEFINLEEEEAEQFDREFTSRASRGAVQQGHRGGGMQAIMPARPPAHTSTLTIEPVEDDDEDDDCVIQEQPPVRSSAGRHYSTAPTAPVNSGNIATAAATSSPPIYDQSSGNNNNYVSSRRSYLRNGHGHGLATPRRPLRTPPSSPLATVSTSPSIHPHPYAAHPRRQQRVLKHQQTDDEAANSSKAGKRGKKQ comes from the exons ATGATTTTTCACATCACTGTCTCGAAAATTCGTGAAAATTCTGCATAcggaaaaaggaaaaaaccGAGCGACTGCGAGTCAATAAAAGCCAGGAAAATGTCTTTATTCGGTGCCTTGATGGGAGACTTTGACGACGACCTTGGTCTTATGAA CAACCACATGAACCACACGATGAACGCGATGAACATGCAGATGCGCTCGATGAACCGCCTGATGAACAGCTTCATGCCGGATCCCTTCATGCAGGTCTCGCCCTTTGACCCTGGATTCCAGCAGGGCGCCCTGATGGAGCGTCCCCAGATGCCGGCCATGCCCGCCATGGGACTCTTCGGCATGCCCATGATGCCCAACTTCAATCGCTTGCTGAATGCTG ACATTGGTGCCAACCCGGgcgcttccttctgccagAGCACCGTGATGACCATGTCCTCGGGTCCGGATGGCCGCCCGCAGATCTACCAGGCCAGCACTAGCACCAAAACCGGACCCGGAGGCGTTCGTGAGACCCGCAAGACTGTGCAGGACTCGCGCACTGGCTTGAAGAAGATGGCCATTGGCCACCACATCGGTGAGCGGGCCCACATCATTGAGAAGGAGCAGGACATGCGCTCCGGCCAGCTGGAGGAGCGCCAGGAGTTCATCAatctggaggaggaggaggccgAGCAGTTCGACCGCGAGTTCACTTCGCGCGCATCTCGCGGAGCGGTTCAGCAAGGACATCGTGGAGGTGGGATGCAGGCCATCATGCCCGCCCGTCCGCCGGCTCACACCTCAACATTGACCATTGAGCCGGTGGAGGATGACGACGAAGATGATGACTGTGTGATCCAGGAGCAACCGCCAGTTCGCTCCTCCGCGGGCCGCCACTATTCCACTGCGCCAACGGCACCCGTGAACAG TGGCAACattgcaacagcagcagcaacatcttCGCCGCCAATCTACGATCAAAGCAgcggaaacaacaacaactacgtGAGCTCTCGTCGATCGTACCTGCGAAATGGCCATGGGCATGGCCTGGCCACGCCCCGCCGACCACTGCGGACACCCCCATCCTCCCCGCTGGCCACGGTGTCCACTTCTCCAAG CATACACCCACATCCCTATGCCGCCCATCCGAGGCGCCAACAGCGCGTCCTGAAGCATCAGCAAACGGATGACGAGGCGGCCAACTCCTCCAAGGCGGGCAAACGCGGCAAGAAGCAGTAG